The nucleotide window agaaattaaaaaaatcagaaCATACTCTCTCTTCAACCTTGGAATACACTCTATTCAACCTCGGAATGAATGTTAGAATGTATCTTGGTGTGCTAAAGACtcttgaaaaatttacaaaaaaccgATTCCTGAGATCTTTGACGATTACTCGCTCAACGGCCAACCAATTATAGTTGTCTCCTAACAACTTGAAAATCTActtaaaggtttataaaaattttcataacccTGTATTTCATGTTCAGTATTAAATACCGATTTAAGTAATATATTAACTTAATTAATTTTCCAAGATCTTGATTTCAATCAGACCtatgttacttttttaattaaaaacgaaagctctttttcattttaaataaaataatttttttcattttctatgtcgttaacaaaaataatttagttagaGTCTTCAGGGCAAGGGGCGGTCCATGACCATTGTTCGAATGGTACACATTCACCCTTAGCAGAGTCGAAACCTTGAGAATCGGGACAACGAACGGATTCAGCGGCAGCACCGGCAGAATTGCACACCCAGTAGTGAGTGGGATCCCAGAAGTTACGAATGGGTACATTCACATTTTTGGCGTTACATTCAGGCATATTGTTGCCATCGGGATCACAAGCCAAAACGCAGGCAGCAGCAAAAGCCAAAACAACGAAAAAGATAACTgcagaaaaaacaatttatatttgtaaagaaccacagaatatttttatattaaatatttaccagatttcatttttgtattgattttaGTAGCGTCTGTTAGTATTCGATGATACAAAGGTACTTGCtgatattttggaaatttgtctagaatttatagcaaaattttctatttcattttTGCAGAAAATGTTTATCAAATTTGATAACAACATTGTTttaattgaactacataaatatttttggtagtgAGATTTTGGCACAAACACAACTTCAATGACTACCTACAAGCTTATTGGTGGGTTTCATTCAATATTTGATAATTATCAATTGAagcgtttatttcaaaaaccagtcaagtaaCAACAAATCCTAAATTAACCCTCAAACCCGctagagtgcctcaaggcatgcattataAAACACCAAtgatctcaaaaagtaattataattttttttaatttaactgtgGCTGTAACCaaaagatttgttaacattt belongs to Calliphora vicina chromosome 4, idCalVici1.1, whole genome shotgun sequence and includes:
- the LOC135956907 gene encoding uncharacterized protein LOC135956907 — protein: MKSVIFFVVLAFAAACVLACDPDGNNMPECNAKNVNVPIRNFWDPTHYWVCNSAGAAAESVRCPDSQGFDSAKGECVPFEQWSWTAPCPEDSN